A genomic window from Zootoca vivipara chromosome Z, rZooViv1.1, whole genome shotgun sequence includes:
- the YIPF6 gene encoding protein YIPF6 — MAAAEEAAAMRADGGTKPLFAGLADVSISEDIPVEGEITVPVGSRSPDEDNSTLDEPVKDTIMRDLKAVGKKFVHVMYPKKSSALLRDWDLWGPLVLCVLLALMLQGGAANSTEDRGPQFAEVFVIIWFGAVVITLNSKLLGGTISFFQSLCVLGYCILPLTVALLVCRLVLLASSDTPGFIVRLLVVVAMFAWSTLASTAFLADSQPPNRKALAVYPIFLFYFVISWMILTFAP, encoded by the exons ATGGCGGCAGCCGAGGAAGCGGCAGCGATGCGGGCTGATGGAGGCACAAAGCCGCTG TTTGCAGGCCTTGCAGATGTGTCAATATCGGAAGATATTCCAGTAGAAGGAGAAATCACAGTTCCTGTGGGATCTCGTTCCCCAGATGAAGACAACTCCACCCTGGATGAGCCGGTTAAGGACACAATT ATGCGGGACCTGAAAGCAGTTGGGAAGAAATTCGTCCATGTCATGTATCCCAAAAAGAGCAGTGCCCTCCTGAGAGACT gggATTTATGGGGTCCTCTAGTCCTGTGTGTTTTACTTGCCCT aATGCTTCAGGGAGGAGCAGCAAATAGCACGGAAGACAGAGGTCCCCAGTTTGCAGAGGTCTTTGTCATCATTTGGTTTGGAGCCGTTGTCATCACACTGAATTCCAAGCTGCTTGGAGGGACCAT ATCCTTTTTTCAGAGCCTCTGTGTCCTGGGTTACTGCATCCTCCCCTTGACGGTGGCTCTCCTGGTCTGCAGGCTTGTCCTGCTAGCAAGCTCTGATACTCCTGGCTTCATTGTGCGTCTCTTAGTCGTGGTGGCCATGTTTGCCTGGTCGACGCTAG CATCCACCGCTTTCCTGGCAGACAGCCAGCCCCCAAATCGCAAAGCCCTCGCAGTCTACCccatcttcctcttctatttcgTCATCAGCTGGATGATCCTCACCTTTGCCCCATAG